A region from the Sphaerodactylus townsendi isolate TG3544 linkage group LG01, MPM_Stown_v2.3, whole genome shotgun sequence genome encodes:
- the LOC125429868 gene encoding ADAMTS-like protein 4: MGIASRGRTCRQGGRDQPRVGLHRRFSLAGFSLTLSVMTVCLGQGSEKVPQRQSRQASHDDGAGSRTLGAWSVWGSWSACSQPCGLGVLERTRSCQSPYQRVPWAGRVEPVPHPVYPPQPPYQEERAANPYPARPAYPLHTERNVRPALSFPSSSSVLPLHSQPQLPVAPYSPQSRYTRHEAFPVEEAPSAQLREAAGGTRKDPSASREAVPRLSSQGSPQGRRRPPSRASSQSLPHWAVAGAETTPSRHSGSAQPPLRESVPLFKPLRRESLERGLGPDRPRHGNRADGSRYRWAAAPTQEPPDSRRSFGSLRIDRFGTEYGLREGAAILPCPLSHRQPSG; this comes from the exons GTTTTCCTTGGCTGGCTTCTCCCTGACTCTCTCTGTGATGACGGTCTGCCTCGGGCAAGGCAGCGAAAAG GTCCCCCAGCGGCAGTCGCGGCAGGCCTCCCACGACGATGGAGCGGGGAGCCGAACGCTCGGGGCCTGGAGCGTCTGGGGGTCGTGGTCGGCTTGCTCTCAGCCCTGCGGCCTCGGGGTCTTGGAAAGGACTCGATCCTGCCAGTCGCCGTACCAGCGAGTTCCCTGGGCTGGGAGGGTGGAGCCGGTGCCCCACCCCGTTTACCCTCCACAACCGCCCTACCAAGAGGAGCGGGCGGCCAACCCGTACCCGGCCAGACCGGCCTACCCGCTCCACACTGAGAGGAACGTCCGGCCGGCCCTTTCTTTCCCCAGCAGCAGCTCCGTGCTGCCTCTGCACAGCCAGCCCCAGCTGCCGGTGGCCCCCTACAGCCCCCAGAGTCGGTACACCCGGCACGAGGCCTTCCCCGTGGAGGAGGCACCCTCAGCCCAACTGCGAGAGGCGGCTGGCGGCACCCGGAAGGACCCTTCCGCTTCCCGTGAGGCGGTTCCACGCCTGAGTTCTCAGGGGAGCCCGCAGGGCAGGAGAAGACCACCCAGCCGTGCCTCCTCCCAAAGCCTACCCCACTGGGCTGTCGCCGGCGCGGAGACGACGCCCTCCAGACACAGTGGCTCAGCTCAGCCGCCTCTGCGCGAGTCTGTCCCCTTGTTCAAGCCGCTGAGGCGGGAGAGTCTCGAGAGAGGTCTCGGCCCAGACAGGCCGCGTCACGGCAACCGAGCAGACGGCAGCCGGTACCGCTGGGCGGCGGCGCCAACGCAGGAGCCCCCGGACTCAAGAAG GTCTTTCGGATCTCTGAGAATCGATCGCTTCGGGACAGAGTACGGCTTACGGGAAGGTGCCGCTATTCTGCCTTGCCCTCTTTCACACAGACAGCCAAGCGGCTGA